In the genome of Chloroflexota bacterium, the window GCTCAACCACCTGCGACACCTGCAGGGCGAGTTCGGCGGCGTCGGGTTGATCGGACGCCTGCTGACCTCGTTCGGCATCGACTGCCTCGCCATGCAGGGCAAAGGCTTCGTGACCGGCGTGCTGGCCATGCTCGGATGCGGCGTCACCACGCCGCACACCCATGCCTGGTGGTCGACAGCCGTCGCCGCCATCGATACCGTGCTGAACATTCCGCTGGTGCTGCTCTGCGCAGCCGCGCTCGTCGTCTGGGTCCGCAGTCGCGGCTCGCGCGCCGCGCTGGCCGGGGCACCGGCCTCATCGTAAAGAACCGGGCCAAACTTCCATGAGCATTCTGGCCGATGCCGGCACGCGAATCCTGATCCAGGGCATCACCGGCCGCGAAGCGGTCACGCTGGCGCAGGAATCGCTCAAATATGGCGCGCGCATCGTCGCCGGCGTCACGCCCGGGCGCGGCGGCGCCACGGTGGCCGGTGTGCCTGTCTTCGACACGATCGAGCAGGCCTGCGCGCAGCAGCCGGTCGACGCCTCGGTCATCTCGGTACCCGCTCCGGCTGCCATGGATGCCGCGCTGGAAGCAATCGCGCACGGCATCCGGCTCATCGTCATCGTCACCGAGCGGCTGCCCCGGCGTGACGTAGCGGTCATACTGGAAACCGCCGCGCGCGCCGGTGCGCGCATCGTCGGCCCCAATAGCCTCGGCCTGATCGTGCCGGACGTGACACGCGTCGGCATGTGCGGCGGCTCGGCCGCCGCCGCGCGTCGCGCCTATCGGCCCGGGCGTGTCGCCGTGCTCTCGCGCAGCGGCGGCATGACCACCGAGATCGCCAGCCTGCTGACGTTGAGCGGACACGGCCAAAGCACCGCGATATCGCTCGGCGGCGATCCGCTGATCGGCTCCACGGCGCTCGATTTGCTGCCGCTTTTCGAGGCCGACCCGCAAACCAACGCACTGGTCCTCTTCGCCGAGCCGGGCGGCACGATGGAGGAACAGTTGGCGCAGCACCTCAGCCGCCACCCGTCGCGCCTGCGCATCGTCGCGTTCGTGGCCGGGCGCTTCGCGGAGCGTATGCAGGGCGTGCGCTTCGGGCATGCCGGCAGCATCGTCGAGGGCACGCGCGGCAGCCCGCAGAAGAAGATCGACCTGCTCCGCGATGCCGGCGTCCGCGTCGCCCGCACCCTGTCGGAGATACCATCCCTGCTCGCCTGATGCCGCCGCGTATGAGCCTCTTTATCCGTATTGAACTGTCGGAAGCCGCCCGCTCGCTCGGGCGCGTGGCCGCCGTCTGCCCGGTCAACATCTTCGCCGACCAGGCCGGCGCTCTCGTCGTAGTGCCGGAACGTGAGGACGAGTGCACGCTATGCGAGCTCTGCCTCGACGCCGCGCCGCCGGGCGCCATTCGCATCCACAAGCTCTACTCCGGCGCGACGTTGGAGCGCCCGGCGCCTGCCGCATGACCTTCACTCGCACGCGCATGCCCCGAATGGCCGCATGGCTTCGCGCCGAATGGCGCGACCACCGCCTGTTGTACCTGGCGTGGCTGATCTGGTTCGTCGCGTTCGCCCTGCTGGTGCGCTCCACGCTGGGCGGCCCGGACGGTACCCGCTACCTTGCTTACCTGCGCTCGCTCGTCTTCGACCGCGACCTGATTCTCACGAACGAGTTGGAACGCTTCGGTCAGCGCGTCATCATCACCGCGACCGGCTACAGCGCACAGATCGCCAACGTCGGTATCATCCCATTCTGGCTGCCGTTCTACCTCATGGGCGTCGTCTCGGCCTGGCTCGCTGGCGATGTCGGGTCGGGGCTGGCGTCCAACTACCAGCTCTGGCTTGATTTCGGGGATTGGCTGTACGGCCTGCTCGCCATACTGGTCATGGTTCGCTGGTTGCGCACCCGCTCGTCGGCTGGAATCGCTACGTTCGCCGTACTATTGGCCGTGCTGGGCTCCTCGTACATCTACTACATGACGGCGCTGGCGCCCAGCTACCACATGACGACCGCCCTGCTGTGCGCCATCTTCATCGCCATCTGGGACCGCACGCGCGGTAACCGCTCACTCGCGCAGTGGCTCGCGCTCGGCCTGCTGGCCGGGACAGCCATGAGCATCGCCCAGTACCACGCACTGCTGCTCGTCTTCCCGGCGCTCGAAACGCTTGCAGGCGCCATCGCGATCGGTCACGAGTGGCGAGTGTCCGAATTACGCCATGTCGGGTCATTGCTGCGTCAGGTCACGCCACGCCGAATCGCCGCCGGACTCGCCCTAGTGATAGGCCTCATGCTGCCGCTTGCGCCGCAATTCGTCGCCTGGGGCATCATCTTCGGCAACCCGTTCGCCAACCCGTACACGATCGACGCCAACTGGAACGCGGCGCATTTCTCGGACGTCCTGTTCTCCTCGTACCACGGCCTGTTCTTCACCGCGCCGCTGCTGTTGCTGGCCTGTCTCGGCTGGTTCGTCGGACTCCGCCGCGACTGGCCGCTCTACGGCGGCGCGCTCCTCTTTCTGGCCGGCATCACCTACAGCAGCGCCACGCGTATCGGGTTCTGGGGCGGCGTTTCATTCGGCATGCGCTACGCCATTGGCTTGACGCCCTTGTTTGCGCTCGGTCTATGCGTCTGGCTGGCGACCGTCCGCACGCGGCCACTGCACCTCGCCATCGCCGCGATCGGAGTGACGTGCGTGCTCTGGACATACGGCTACTTCCTGCAAGCCTTTTTCGGACCGGCGTCGTTCTCGGAATACCATGCCGCCGCGCAGTGGTTAGCCAACCAGTGGCAGATCATCCGTGACCCGTGGCCGTTCCTGACACGTCAGTTTCTGCTTCCGCGCTCGCCGACCCTGATGGCCAACCTGGCTGGCCTCGCGCTGATATCACTCGTCATCTGGCGCGCCGGTGCGGCGCTCATCGCCGCGCCGCGCCGCGCGGCCTCCGGCGTGCTTGTACTGGCGGTGGTGCCGCTCGTCTTCGCTGCCGGCCTGCTTGCGACCGTGCCTAATAACGAGGCGCGCATGGCTGTCCTGCGCGCCAACGGGTACTACGCCAAGAACTCCAATCGCGGTGAGTTTGACTGGGAACAGTTCAGCAACGAGTACGTCGAGCGCGCGCGTTATTACGACGCCATCGGCCAGCACACGTTGGCTATGCGTGACATCGCCCGCGCCTTCGAGATCTGGCCCAACAAATCACGCGTCCTGTCGAGCGGCGATGTGACGGGCCGGTTCCGTCCGGTCGGCATCACGTTCGGTGACGAAGTGGAATTGGTCGCCTATCAGACACAGCCCGACGTCATTACGGCGGGACAACCGCTTACAGTTACCTTGCTCTGGCGCGCAGGTAAGCGACTGCCGTCCGATTACGACTCCGGCGTGCTGCTGATCGACGCGAATGGGCAGGTCAGCCAGCGCTCTCCAAGCGGACAAGGCGACGACGCATTTCCGGCCAGTTGGTGGCTGCCGGGCACGCTCATAGCCGACCGGCAGGTCATCGATGTGTCAGCGGTCGCGCCGGCCACATTGCTAAAGCTGCGCGCTGAACTTTTCGATCCGTTCGCCAACAAGCGGCTCGCGGCACCCGCCAACGGAGTCTTTGCGGAAATCAAGCGCCCGCCGCTGCCCGGTGGACCAGCCAGCGTGGTCGGCACCCTGGGTGGCGCCGTGTCACTGATCGGCTCCCAATTCGCCCGCACGGCATCCGGCGCGACGCTGGCCGTGACCTGGCGCGCCGACGCGCCACTGGAGCGCGACTACACGGTCTTTGTACATCTGCTGGACGCCCAGAACGCCATTATCGCACAGCACGACGCCCAGCCGCTCAAAGGCCGCTATCCGACGCATGCGTGGGCGCCCGGTGACGTTATTAACGAGACGTACGACTTTGCACTGACGCCTACCCAGCAGGAGCGCGTGCAGAGCGCCGTGGTCGGCCTGTACACGCTATCCGACGGGCGTCGCCTGCCGGCGTCCGGCGGCGGCGATTTACTACGCATTCCGCTGCGCTAATTCGCATGGGAGCCCCCTGTGAAACGCTACGAACTAATCACTTTCGGCGAAAATATGATCCGCCTTTCGACGCGCGACTACGAGCGGCTGGAACAGGCGCAGACGCTCGACGTCCGCCACGGCGGCACCGAAGCCAATGTCGCCGTGGGACTGGCGCGGCTGGGGCATCGCACCGCCTGGTTGTCGCGCCTGGGCGACAATGCGCTCGGACACCGGATCGAGCGCGACATTGCATCATGGGGCACGGACACCAGCCGAGTGATCTGGGCGCCCGACGAGCGCGTTGGCGTATTCTTTCTCGAAGTAGGGGCAGGCGCGCGGGGGTCGTCGGTGCTTTATGATCGTCGCGACTCCAGCATGAGCCGCATGGGCGTCGAGACGTTCCCGTGGGAATGGCTTGCGGAGGCCGGGTGGCTGCATCTCACCGGCATCACGACGGCGATTAGCAGCAGCTGCGAGGAACTGGTGCGCGAGACGCAGCGACGCGCGCACGAAGCCGGATTGACCGTGTCGTACGACGTGAACTACCGGGCCAAGCTCTGGACGCCGGAACGAGCGCGCGAGGTCGTCAGCCCGCTCTGCCGCGACGCCGACATCATGTTCATGAAGCATTCCGATGTGGAGCGCGTCTTCGGCATTCGCGAGGCTACCGCCGAGGATGACCTGCGCGCGCTGGCATCCCGCTTTGCGCGCAAAGTCGTGGTGATGACAGCGGGCGCGGACGGCGCGCTGGCGTTCGACCAGCAGAGCGGGCAGATCGCACGTGCCCCGGCCCACCCGCTGACGCACGTGGTCGATCGCGTCGGCGCCGGCGATGCGTTCGCGGCCGGATTCATCGCGGGTTATCTGGAGACCGGCATCGAATGCGGTCTGCGCATGGGCAACGCGATGGCGGCGCTCAAAATGACCATTCAGGGCGACTACGCGCTCGTGTCGCGCGCCGAGGTTGACGGCCTGCTGGCCGGCAGGTCCGGCGGCATCAGCCGCTGAACCGCAGCAATTCTCATTTTGGAGTCGGCTGCCAATATGCCCCCTCATCCCCTGCCCCTTCTCCCCCCGCGCGCGCGGGAGAAGGGGAAAAGCTAACGGGGAGGTGCGCGGCGGCTGCGCCGCCGCGCACCTCCCCTAAGAATCTCGCCCCCTCCAACGAAGTTGGGAGGGGGTCGGGGGAAGGGCAGCGCCACGTTTTCAGCGGGCCAGCTTGCGTGACAAGCGCCTGAGAGCCAGCGCATCGCAAGCGGCATTGGAAAGTACCCGTACAAAGCCAAATTGAGAATTGCTGGCTGAACCGTCGTCGCATTGACAAGAAAAGGCCACCATGGTGTGCATGGTGGCCTTTCGTGGCTGCGGAGTTGCGCTACTTCTTCTTCGCCTTCTTGCCGCCGTTCGGGCCGAGGATGGCATCCTTGGCCGCCTTCGCCACGCGGAACTTCACGACCTTCTTCGCGGCGATCTGGATCGTCTCGCCGGTCGCGGGGTTGCGGCCCACGCGGGCGGCGCGATCCTGCATCACCAGCTTGCCCAGGCCGGGCAGCGTGAAGGTGTTCTTGGCTTCCTTGTAGGCAAGCGCGGCGAGCGCCTCGAGGAACTGCGCGCTCTGCTTCTTGCTGATGCCGGTGACTTCCGCAAGCTTGGACGTGATCTGACTCTTCGTCATTGCCATAGATCATTCTCCTTGTGAAAATGTTGGATTTCTGGCCTAATTCTAGTGGTTTTTCAAAATGGAGTCAAGAGCGCCTGCATATTCGCCCTAAGTTGACAATTCCACATCCCAATACTACTACATATAGACTCTGTGTCATGCGCAGGCCCCAGATGTAGATGCTTGGATCCCCGCGTGAGGCATCGATGAAAAGCATTCCGGCCGAATACATGCTTAGCGCAAATGCGGCCACGCTACCCGCGCGCCGCTCGGCGCCCCGTGCAATGATCGATGCAAGCGCACACAGCGCGGCCCAACCGGCGGCCCACAATTGCGTGGGCCAACGCGCCAAGACCACACCATAGTTGTCGCGCAATTCAAGCGCAATGTTGCTGTCGCTCGGCGCGCCATACTGGCTGCCATGCAGAAACGCGCCAACCCATGCCATTGTGGCCAGTGTGAGCGTGGGCAGCACGGCGAGATCGAGAAGCTCGGCGACACATTCGCCGCGCCGCCGTCCCCACAGCCACAATCCGAGCACCGCCCCACCGCTAACGCCGACGAGGCCCAACCCGCCGTCAGCAAACCAGACCATCTGCGCGGGACGCTCGACAAAGTAATCCAGGTTGGTTGCAATGTGAACGATACGGCCGCAGCAGAGCGCAGGGAACGTCATCCATGCCGCCAGTTCAACAGCGTCTTGCGGCGAGCGCCCGGCGCGCCGCCATGCCGGCATTCCGGCAAGTATGCCGGCCGCCATGCCACCCACGACCAGTGTCGTGAACGAAAAAAACGGAATGCCCGCGAGTTTGAACAGGAACAGCGGCTGCATCCGGCCTCACGGACCTTTCAACTCATCGACAATCGATGCGAACACCAATCCCAGCGCGTGCGACTCCTCTTCGCTGGTGGATTCCGCGTAAATGTTGCACGTCGGGCTGTCAGGGTCCGGATGCACCAGCGCCCATGCTTCGCCCATGTCGATCCGGATGCCGTCGATCTGCTCGATCCGGTACGACTGGTACTCCTCGAGCAACCGCCGCATTAATCGCCCGCGCGCCTCCCACGGGCAGTGCACCGACTTGTGCACGACATGGTGCGGCGGCAGCGCCGCCAGCGTATCCGCGAGGGTCGTATCGTGCACCGCCAGCAGTTCCATGAACTTTGCGGCGGCAAACATGCCGTCGATGGCGTGATGGAATGCCGGGAACACGAAGTGCCCCAGCCCGTCGGCCGCCAGCATCACATCGGGTTGGGTGGACGCGAGCATCAGCGACGTCGGATCCATCCGGCTGCGAATCACCTGCATGTCGTGCTGCGCCGCGACGCGCTCCGCCGCCATCGACGCATTGGCCGGCACCACCAACCGCTGACCGCGCGCCGCGCCGCGCAGGCTCAGATCGATCAGCGTCAACGCAAAGTCGCTGTCGCTAATCCGTTCGCCCCGGCCATCAATCATGAAAATACGCTCGCCGCTCACGTCGAAGCGCACGCCGAAATCCGCGCCGGTCGCGCCGGTGATGCGCGCCAGCCGCGTCAGGTCGCGGTCAAGCTCCGGGCGTGTGATCGACATGCGTTCCGGATCCAGGTAGCTGTTCAGCGTCACCACGTCGCAGCCCAGATGCTCGAACAGCGGCGGCAGCACCAGGCTCACCGGCGCATGCGCGTAATCCACGACGAGACTGAAGCGACGCGTGCGAATCGCCTGCGTGTCGATTGAGTCCATGAAGCGCCGGCCATACTGCGTGATCACATCCGGCGCGCTGTTGATGTACCCGATATCATCCTGGTGCACGCGGCGGAAATCCTCGCGGAAGAATGCGCGCTCGATCGCCCGCTCGGTGGCATGGTTGATCGTCAGCCCGTCTTTGTCAAAGAACTTGATGTCCACCACGCGGCGCTGGTAAGGCGACACGCGCACGTGCACGCCGCCGGCCGCGCCGGACGCGCGTGTGAAGAAGCGCGCCACCGGCACCGGCACGTTCTCGATATCGACCGCATTGACGCCGACCGACGGCAGCCCCGCGATGATCGCGCGCTTGAGCATCCGCGACGTCCGGTTCAGGTCGCGATTGACCGTCACCACGGCGCCCGTGGGATGCATGGCGCCGAACGCCGCCCCCAGCCGCGCCGCAAACTCGGGCGTCAGGTCGACGTTGACGACGCCGGTCACGCCGTAGCGCCCGAAAATGACGCGTCGCGCCTGCGAGCCCCAGATGATGGACGATTTGACGATCGCGCCTGGCTCCACCTCTTTGCCCGGCCACAACCGCACGTTGGCGTGGATGATGGCGTGCTCGCCCAGTACGCAGCCATCGCCCAGCACGGAGCCTTCGAACAGTACGGCATTGGCCTTCAACCGGCACTGGCGACAGACCACCGCGCCGCGCACCTCCGCGCCTTCGCCGACATAGGTATTGCGCCAGATGATCGAGCGATCGACCCGCGCGTGCGAGTCGATGACGGTATCTTCGCCAATCACGGCGGGGCCATGAATGATCGCGCCATCTTTGACATTGGCGCCGCGCCCCAGAAACACCGGCCCGTACAACTGCGCGTCGTGCGCTATCTCAACGTCATCCGCCGCCCAGATGCCGTCGCCCAGGTGCCGCCCCGGTATCGGCAACTTGATGCGACCGGCGAGATAGTCGGCATTGGCCTGAGCGTAGGTGATATGATCGCCGATGTCACACCAGTAGCCATCGGACACAAAGCCATACATGGGCCGGTCTTGCTCCAACATGATCGGGAACAGGTCCTGACTGAAGTCGAACGCCTTCTCCGGCGGTACCAGCGTCAACACGTCGGGGTCGATGACGTAGATCCCCATATTGACCGTGTCGCTCATCACCTCGCCCCAGGTCGGCTTCTCGACAAACTGGCGAATGCGCCCATCGGGGTCGGTGATGACCACGCCGTAGTCGACCGGGTGCTGGACGCGGCTGAGGGCGACCGTCAGCGCGGATCCCTTTTCCTTGTGGAATGCCACCAGCCGGCTGAGATCGATGTCGGTGAGCGCGTCGCCGCTGATGACGAGGAATGGCTCCTCCAGCAGTTCCAGCGCCTGCCGGACCGAGCCGGCGGTGCCCAGCGGCGATTCTTCGATGAAGTAGTGAATGCGAAGGCCGAAGGCCTCGCCATCCCCGAAGTAGTTCTGGATGACGGAGGCCATGTACTGCAGGGTGATGACAACCTCCTCGACGCCGTGGCGCTTCAACAGGTCGAGGATGTGCTCCAGCACCGGTTTCTCGAGGATCGGCACCATCGGCTTGGGCCGCCCGATGGTCAACGGGCGCAAGCGCGACCCGGCTCCCCCAGCCATCACGACTGCTTTCATGCCGCTCACCTGTGTGCCCGTGACCTCGCGCGCGCCGGAGGTGGCACACGCGTCGATTGACCTGCGCTAATTATAGCCGATACGGGGACCGGACGCCACGGCTACCAGGCGATCGGCTGCCGGTCGCGGAAGAACCTGCCCGACGGCCCATCATCCGGCAGGAGCGCCAGCCAGACGATCGTGTCGGCGCCGGTCGCCACGTCGCGCGGCGCATCCGCCCCGCCCATATCCGTGCGTACCCAGCCGGGGCAGGCGGCATTCACTTTGATGTTGGTGCCTTCCAGTTCGTTCGCCATCATGCGCGTCAGACTGTTCAGCGCAGTCTTCGAAAGCCGGTAGCCCGCGCTGCCGCCGCCCATCTCGTCGAACGCCCCCATGCCCGACGACACATTGACTACTCGGCCGTACTGCTGCCGCCGCATCAGCGGCATGAACGCCCGGATCGTCTCGTACGCACCGAACAGGTTGACCTCCAGCGTCTGGCGCACCGTGTCGAGCGGCACGTCAAAGGCGCTCTGGTCCTCGTCGATATAGATCCCCGCGTTGTTGACCAACACATCCAGCCGCCCGTATTGCTGCTCGACGATTTGCCGCGCGGCGGACACGCTCGCTGCATCGGCGACATCCAGCGGGCAGAACTCCACGTCGCACCCGCTTGCGCGCAGCGCATCCGCGGCCCGCCGACCGTCGGCTGCGCGCCGCGCCCCCAGCACGACCTGCAGGCTGTTCGCCGCCAATTGCCGGCAAACTTCGTACCCGATACCCCGGTTGCCGCCCGTCACCAGCGCCACGCGCTTGCTCATGCCGCCTCCTGTTTGCCTGTCCCGGCGCGGCTCGCACCGTCGACAGATAATGAAAAAGCGACCAGATGAGCATCCGGTCGCCTACAGATCAGAGCGGGTGAAGGGAGTCGAACCCTCGCCGCTTGCTTGGGAAGCAAGAGCACTGCCGTTGTGCTACACCCGCAGACTGATTGGTATTATAATGCGCTGGTTGGCGAACGTCAACTGGATCCCGCATCGGGCTCGGCATCGCCGCGGGCACGGCCGATCGCCTGCTTTTCTTCGTTCGACAGCGTATAGGTGGATAGCCACGCGACGAGCGGCTTGGCAAACACGCGGCTTTCATTGCGGCGGTACAGGCCGTTGATGACGACGCCGTTGCCGTTCGCGTCCGCAATGCAGAGCGCGAAGCTCTGGTCGCCGCCGGTGTCCTCGAACGGATTGAACCGCACAATGCCGACCCGCTGGAGCGCGGAGGGCAGTTGCGCTTGCACTGCGGCCAGCGCAGCCTGTTCGTCGGAACTGAATTGCACAGACGCGGCCGGTCGGGTCGCCATGCGCAGCGCCGACTGCAGCCGATCGATCCGGCGGTGCAGAAGCAGTATCCAGAGTTCGAGAATGAGAACCAGAAACGCCAGCACAATCCACGCTTCGGCAGCGCGGGCCTGAAAAAACGCATTAAGAGCTTCCACGCAATGACACCTCCAACGAATTTTGATTGTAGTGGAGAGCGGTCTGATCGACAACTTGCGAACAACGCGTTGCACGCCAGATCCAATTCGGGCCGGACAGCATGCACACCAAACTCCTGATCGCCACGCACAATCAGGGCAAGGTACGCGAGTTTGCGCACATCTTTGCCGATCTGCCGCTCACGCTCCTGTCGCTTGACGACGCGGGAGTGACGTGGGAAGTGGAGGAGACGGGCGCGACGTTCGAGGCCAACGCGCGGCTGAAAGCTGAGGCGTATTGCAGGGCAACCGGCCTGCCGACGCTGGCGGAAGATTCAGGACTGGAGGTCGATGCACTCGACGGCGCGCCAGGCGTGTATTCGGCCCGCTATGGTGGTCCCGGCCTGACGCCCGTGCAACGCTACGAGTTGCTGCTCGAGCGCATGCGCGCCATCCCGGCGGGTCAGCGCCAGGCGCGCTTTCGCAGCGTGATTGCGCTGGCCGCGCCCGGCCGGCCGCCGCAGGTCGCGGAGGGCGCGTGCCCCGGCGAGATCGCCGGCACGCCCCGCGGTGCCGGCGGCTTTGGCTACGACCCGGTCTTCTTCATGCCGGAATTCGGCCGCACGATGGCCGAGCTTTCCCTGGAGGAAAAGAATCGCGCCAGCCATCGTGCCCGCGCCGCCCGGGCCGCCCACGACAAGCTGCGCGCAATGCTCGACGCCGCTAACCCCGCTCAATGAGCGCGCGCATGCGCGCCGACTGGCAGTGGCAGAGCGCCACGGCCAGCGCGTCCGCTGCGTCGTCCGGATGCGGTGTATGATCGAGTTGCAGCACCATGCGCACCATCTGCTGCACCTGGTCTTTGGTCGCCCGCCCGTAACCGACCAGCGCCTGCTTCACCTCGAGCGGCGTATATTCGTGCACCGGCACGCCCGCCATCGCAGCCGCCAGCAGCAGGACGCCGCGCGCCTGGCCGACCGACAGCGCCGTGGTGACGTTGCGGTTGAAGAATAGTTTCTCGACCGCGACCACCGCTACCTGCTCGCTCTTCATCAGGTCGGCGGCGCCCAGGAAAATGAGCCTCAACCGCTCGGGCATCGGCATCTCCGGCGGCGTGATGATGGCGCCATAACGCAGCAGGCGCGGGTTGTCGCCCTCGCCCTCCACCACACCGTATCCGGTGGTCGCCGTGCCCGGGTCGAGGCCCAGCACACGCAGGCTCATGGCCGCCAGGCTTTACGCCGCTTCCAACTGCTGCAGCACCGCGTCCGAGATCACGAGGTTTGTATAGACGTGCTGAATGTCGTCCAGTTCTTCCAGCACCTCGACCAGCCGCAGTGTCGAGGCGGTCTCGTCTATGCTGAGTTCGATCGGGTTCTTGGCAATCATCTGAAGCTCGGCCGACTCGTAGGCGATCTTTTTCCGGTCGAGCGTCTGCTGGACTTTCTGCAGGTCATGGGGCGCAGTGTACACTTCGAGCGTCGTGCCGTCGATATTGACATCCTCGGCGCCGTAGTCGATCATTTCCAGCGCTAGTTCGTCGGCATCGCGGCCCTTCGCTTCGATCGCGATCACACCCTTGTAGTCGAACATCCATCCCACACTGCCGGACTCGCCCATACGGCCGCCGTGGCGATTCAGCGACGCGCGAATGTCGGCGACCGTGCGGTTGCGGTTGTCGGACAGCGTCAAAATCATCAGCGCCGAGCCGCCCGGGCCGATCGCTTCGTAGGCGGCCTCCTCCAGCGTAGCACCTTCGAGCTCGCCGGTGCCGCGCTTGATCGCGCGCTCGATATTTTCCTTCGGCATGTTGGCCGCGCGTGCCTTCGTCACGATCATGCGCAGGTTGATATTGCCATCGGGGTCGCCGCCGCCGCCGCGCGCCGCCAGCGTCAGTTCGCGCCCGATCTTGGTGAATAACTGGCCGCGCTTGGCATCGGCCGCGCCCTTCTTGCGTTTGATCGTTGCCCATTTGGAATGACCGGACATACCCGCTAACTCCGCACGTGAAATTGATGGATTGAGGATGCGCTTGCCGGCAACCGTGCCGCTCGCGCCGCATGTTGACTACAGCACATTATACACGGGGCGGTCATGAATTCCCAATCACAAACGCCAAGCGCCAGGGTCATTCAATTGTCATAGTGCATGATGATTATCCGACGAAACGGGCGCTGAGCGGCACAAGACGCCGTCGAAGCGCGCGCATATCCCTGCCCTTCGACGGCGTTGTGCGCCGCTCAGGGCACGATCTCACGCTTTGTCAAGCGACCTTTGAATCGCCCTGCGCCAAGCGCACTATCGCCGTATCGTATAGCTGTCGATCACGACGCCGTTGCGGTCTTTCAGCGTCGCCGTGTCGTTGGCGTCCCACACCGACGTCGTGCGGCCCCAGTACAAGTCTGCCGCCGTGTCGAGCCCGTTCTCGCTGTGCAGCCGCAGCGACGTGTTCGGCTCGACCACAATATCCGGAAATGCGTAGAGGTTGCCATGCAGGTCGGCCAGCGACCAGCCTTTGAGGTTCAAGCGCGCTCCGAGATTCTGGATGATCACCGTCTCGCCGCCCGGCGACGGCGGCGTCGTCGAGCGCAGGATCGCCGAGATGCGCAGGATCGGCGCGGGCGACGCGGCCGATGCGATGGTGGATACGGCGGGCGGGGTCAGATCAGGCGGGGGGATCGTCAATGCCTGCCCGACGGTAAGCAGGTTAGGATTGGTAATACCGTTGGCCTGCATGAGCGCCGACGTCGGTATACCATAGGTGGCCGCAATCGTCGACAGGGTGTCGCCCGGCTTGACGATATACTGGATCGCTTGCGTACGCCGCACAGCCGTCGGCGATAACGCCGCAACGGGCGCCGCAACCGTCGTGGCGTCAGGCCCGGCGACCGCCGCCACCCGTGACCCGGCAATGGAAAACGAAACGATGACAACTATCGTGCTGATGACAGCCGACACGATCGCGTTCACCACGATCACGAATACGAACTGATCGCGATTGATCACACGCCCTCCGCTATCGGCCGCCGGCTACGCGGCCTGCGCCGCCGACCGGTTGCTGCACTTGCCGCTCAGTACGCCGCCTTCTTCGATCAGGATCGAGCCAACGTCCACGTCCCCGACAACCTGGCCGCCCGCCAGGATGGCCAATTGACCGACCGTCCGTACGTTGCCTGTGACCTTGCCGGAAACCAGAATGTCGCGGCCGGTCAAATTGGCGCCGACCCGCGCCGCTTTGCCGACGATGATATTGCCGTCGGTCTCAATGCTGCCGTCGAAGATACCCTCCACGCGCACGCCGCCCTTGCACTTGAGGTCGCCATCAAAGCTGGCGTTGGCGCTCAGGATGGTTTCGAAC includes:
- a CDS encoding HU family DNA-binding protein, which encodes MAMTKSQITSKLAEVTGISKKQSAQFLEALAALAYKEAKNTFTLPGLGKLVMQDRAARVGRNPATGETIQIAAKKVVKFRVAKAAKDAILGPNGGKKAKKK
- a CDS encoding sugar kinase, which encodes MKRYELITFGENMIRLSTRDYERLEQAQTLDVRHGGTEANVAVGLARLGHRTAWLSRLGDNALGHRIERDIASWGTDTSRVIWAPDERVGVFFLEVGAGARGSSVLYDRRDSSMSRMGVETFPWEWLAEAGWLHLTGITTAISSSCEELVRETQRRAHEAGLTVSYDVNYRAKLWTPERAREVVSPLCRDADIMFMKHSDVERVFGIREATAEDDLRALASRFARKVVVMTAGADGALAFDQQSGQIARAPAHPLTHVVDRVGAGDAFAAGFIAGYLETGIECGLRMGNAMAALKMTIQGDYALVSRAEVDGLLAGRSGGISR
- a CDS encoding SDR family NAD(P)-dependent oxidoreductase, encoding MSKRVALVTGGNRGIGYEVCRQLAANSLQVVLGARRAADGRRAADALRASGCDVEFCPLDVADAASVSAARQIVEQQYGRLDVLVNNAGIYIDEDQSAFDVPLDTVRQTLEVNLFGAYETIRAFMPLMRRQQYGRVVNVSSGMGAFDEMGGGSAGYRLSKTALNSLTRMMANELEGTNIKVNAACPGWVRTDMGGADAPRDVATGADTIVWLALLPDDGPSGRFFRDRQPIAW
- a CDS encoding CoA-binding protein gives rise to the protein MSILADAGTRILIQGITGREAVTLAQESLKYGARIVAGVTPGRGGATVAGVPVFDTIEQACAQQPVDASVISVPAPAAMDAALEAIAHGIRLIVIVTERLPRRDVAVILETAARAGARIVGPNSLGLIVPDVTRVGMCGGSAAAARRAYRPGRVAVLSRSGGMTTEIASLLTLSGHGQSTAISLGGDPLIGSTALDLLPLFEADPQTNALVLFAEPGGTMEEQLAQHLSRHPSRLRIVAFVAGRFAERMQGVRFGHAGSIVEGTRGSPQKKIDLLRDAGVRVARTLSEIPSLLA
- a CDS encoding mannose-1-phosphate guanyltransferase produces the protein MKAVVMAGGAGSRLRPLTIGRPKPMVPILEKPVLEHILDLLKRHGVEEVVITLQYMASVIQNYFGDGEAFGLRIHYFIEESPLGTAGSVRQALELLEEPFLVISGDALTDIDLSRLVAFHKEKGSALTVALSRVQHPVDYGVVITDPDGRIRQFVEKPTWGEVMSDTVNMGIYVIDPDVLTLVPPEKAFDFSQDLFPIMLEQDRPMYGFVSDGYWCDIGDHITYAQANADYLAGRIKLPIPGRHLGDGIWAADDVEIAHDAQLYGPVFLGRGANVKDGAIIHGPAVIGEDTVIDSHARVDRSIIWRNTYVGEGAEVRGAVVCRQCRLKANAVLFEGSVLGDGCVLGEHAIIHANVRLWPGKEVEPGAIVKSSIIWGSQARRVIFGRYGVTGVVNVDLTPEFAARLGAAFGAMHPTGAVVTVNRDLNRTSRMLKRAIIAGLPSVGVNAVDIENVPVPVARFFTRASGAAGGVHVRVSPYQRRVVDIKFFDKDGLTINHATERAIERAFFREDFRRVHQDDIGYINSAPDVITQYGRRFMDSIDTQAIRTRRFSLVVDYAHAPVSLVLPPLFEHLGCDVVTLNSYLDPERMSITRPELDRDLTRLARITGATGADFGVRFDVSGERIFMIDGRGERISDSDFALTLIDLSLRGAARGQRLVVPANASMAAERVAAQHDMQVIRSRMDPTSLMLASTQPDVMLAADGLGHFVFPAFHHAIDGMFAAAKFMELLAVHDTTLADTLAALPPHHVVHKSVHCPWEARGRLMRRLLEEYQSYRIEQIDGIRIDMGEAWALVHPDPDSPTCNIYAESTSEEESHALGLVFASIVDELKGP
- a CDS encoding prolipoprotein diacylglyceryl transferase, whose translation is MQPLFLFKLAGIPFFSFTTLVVGGMAAGILAGMPAWRRAGRSPQDAVELAAWMTFPALCCGRIVHIATNLDYFVERPAQMVWFADGGLGLVGVSGGAVLGLWLWGRRRGECVAELLDLAVLPTLTLATMAWVGAFLHGSQYGAPSDSNIALELRDNYGVVLARWPTQLWAAGWAALCALASIIARGAERRAGSVAAFALSMYSAGMLFIDASRGDPSIYIWGLRMTQSLYVVVLGCGIVNLGRICRRS